In Penaeus monodon isolate SGIC_2016 chromosome 26, NSTDA_Pmon_1, whole genome shotgun sequence, the following are encoded in one genomic region:
- the LOC119589803 gene encoding uncharacterized protein LOC119589803, producing MARVTHRAKGAAAAPADDRGRSAATPYGGVGVAGIGMRREGGGSGLGGAALQVVPREGDRDGVEVKEELPKKVRAEELPPGGPLPSSVGYDPIVWSYMWRQYAAMAPSWTATPLVTRDGKALPPPPPAFVRDSVPAPLPAYLSQGPPVLVDPGRVVPLSDSQKFERHYQPNVALAPPKVRDKAARVSLKDLSTAHLSQDAHEKIAIYMQEQQQLERGVEVECIKRECSPTPMCLQRSTPNAAAVAAAVTPSAPPPHLRATPTHQPPQSPRKVCSPDTSSRHPELELSTTDSDTDSVGSVSNRSETVEEAEALLRGWSDRAAASKVAQLVADLAARLAVQERQNAALRQRFDAQTRDHNHAVASLRSQLLSINVTRDTKEEDQLRQKVCAMEGELRALRAELRPRPTPSVIAPTSPVKTEPCDVTDTC from the exons ATGGCTCGCGTTACTCATCGTGCGAAGGGCGCTGCTGCAGCCCCAGCAGACGACCGCGGCAGGAGCGCTGCAACGCCCTACGGAGGAGTAGGCGTTGCTGGTATCGGAATGCGGCGGGAGGGCGGCGGGAGCGGGCTCGGAGGCGCGGCGCTTCAAGTGGTTCCGCGCGAAGGCGATCGG gATGGCGTGGAAGTCAAGGAGGAGCTGCCCAAGAAAGTCAGAGCGGAGGAGCTGCCGCCAGGGGGCCCTCTCCCCAGCAGCGTCGGCTACGACCCCATCGTGTGGTCGTACATGTGGCGACAGTATGCAGCTATGGCCCCTTCGTGGACCGCCACGCCCCTTGTTACGAGGGACGGCAAGGCATTACCGCCGCCCCCTCCTGCCTTCGTCAGGGACAG CGTTCCCGCCCCACTGCCAGCCTACTTGAGCCAGGGTCCCCCCGTGCTGGTCGACCCCGGCCGCGTGGTGCCTCTCTCAGACTCACAGAAGTTCGAGCGCCATTACCAGCCCAACGTTGCCCTCGCCCCGCCCAAGGTCAGGGACAAGGCAGCCCGGGTGTCGCTCAAGGATCTCTCAACAGCACACCTAAGCCAAGATGCACACGAAAAAATCGCCATATATATG caggagcagcagcagctaGAAAGAGGCGTCGAAGTGGAGTGCATAAAGCGCGAGTGTTCGCCGACGCCGATGTGTCTCCAGCGCTCCACGCCCaacgccgccgccgtcgccgccgccgtcaCCCCGAGCGCGCCGCCGCCGCACCTCAGAGCCACCCCGACGCACCAGCCGCCGCAGTCCCCCAGGAAGGTGTGCAGCCCCGACACGAGCAGCCGACACCCCGAGCTGGAGCTGTCCACCACCGATTCCGACACAGACTCCGTCGGATCCGTCAGCAACCGAA GTGAAAcggtggaggaggcggaggcacTGCTAAGGGGCTGGAGCGACCGAGCTGCAGCCAGCAAAGTGGCCCAGCTGGTGGCCGACCTGGCTGCCCGGCTGGCGGTCCAGGAGCGCCAAAATGCTGCCCTCAGACAACGTTTCGATGCGCAGACTCGTGACCACAATCACGCCGTGGCCAGCCTACGCAGTCAACTTCTGTCTATAAACGTTACTCGTGATACCAAG GAGGAAGATCAGCTCCGCCAGAAGGTTTGCGCGATGGAGGGCGAGCTGCGGGCCTTGCGTGCTGAGCTACGCCCACGCCCAACCCCATCTGTGATAGCGCCCACCTCCCCCGTCAAGACTGAGCCCTGCGACGTCACCGACACGTGTTAG